One Corynebacterium tuberculostearicum DNA window includes the following coding sequences:
- a CDS encoding ABC transporter permease, which produces MQYSAMKTIGVVAKREMAVALKSKMVVGTMLLLILGAIIAPIAINIFGGDDEPDSVAVVGMEASAFDDSGIDATEAKDRAEAQQLVEDEEADAALVPAENDGWDLLSKGDTPAAVTTTVNQIVASQAQATALDKLNIDPQELEKATPSTTVNQVNLEEEDGTEQKLASVATVLIGVMVVVFSVATFSGLIGGRVTEEKSSRVVEIILSSVRPVDFLAGKILGNSIIGFLAILLILGGGAISLAATGLASDIELDYGLVAVLLVGEILGLLFFGSLYAAAGSMVQRTEDLQSTQAPILFLIMATGYVPMFGWAHLDATWMQVMTWLPPVSMLVAPMQVAGGNLSWLGLLASYVLMAVVTALIIILVGRIYRRAILNNGRKMTWRQALGK; this is translated from the coding sequence ATGCAGTATTCCGCAATGAAGACCATCGGAGTTGTAGCCAAGCGTGAGATGGCAGTCGCGCTGAAGTCGAAGATGGTAGTGGGCACCATGCTGCTACTCATCCTCGGTGCCATTATCGCGCCTATCGCCATCAATATTTTCGGCGGAGATGATGAACCAGATTCTGTAGCCGTCGTGGGCATGGAAGCGTCTGCCTTTGATGATTCCGGTATCGATGCCACAGAGGCAAAAGACCGCGCGGAAGCCCAGCAATTGGTAGAAGACGAAGAGGCCGATGCCGCCCTAGTACCGGCAGAGAACGACGGCTGGGATCTCCTCAGCAAGGGCGATACACCTGCCGCGGTAACTACCACGGTCAACCAAATCGTTGCTTCTCAAGCACAAGCAACGGCGCTGGATAAGCTCAATATTGACCCACAAGAGTTAGAAAAGGCTACCCCCTCGACCACGGTCAATCAGGTGAACTTAGAAGAAGAGGACGGCACTGAACAGAAGCTAGCCAGCGTTGCCACGGTACTAATCGGAGTCATGGTTGTGGTCTTTTCCGTCGCGACCTTCTCCGGTCTAATTGGCGGCCGCGTCACCGAGGAAAAATCCTCCCGCGTAGTGGAAATCATCTTATCCTCCGTGCGTCCGGTAGACTTTTTGGCCGGCAAAATTTTGGGCAATTCCATCATCGGGTTCTTAGCTATCCTCCTCATCTTGGGCGGGGGCGCGATCTCGCTTGCTGCGACCGGCCTGGCTAGTGACATCGAGCTAGATTATGGCTTGGTAGCCGTCCTCCTTGTGGGCGAGATTCTAGGCCTGCTTTTCTTTGGCAGCCTTTACGCTGCAGCCGGCTCCATGGTGCAGCGCACCGAGGATCTCCAGTCCACGCAGGCGCCCATCCTCTTCCTCATCATGGCGACAGGCTATGTTCCCATGTTCGGCTGGGCGCACCTGGATGCCACGTGGATGCAGGTCATGACCTGGTTGCCGCCGGTCTCCATGCTGGTCGCTCCGATGCAGGTGGCCGGGGGCAACCTCAGCTGGTTAGGTTTGCTAGCTAGCTATGTGCTCATGGCTGTGGTGACCGCACTGATTATCATCCTCGTCGGTCGCATCTACCGCCGCGCCATTTTGAACAATGGCCGCAAGATGACCTGGCGCCAGGCGCTGGGCAAATAA
- a CDS encoding molecular chaperone GrpE — MMGQELFEHPKKQYKTYGITALEELSPRIGDPEVHLDDAASEEQVAAMEEALEAYPDSALTYDQDTELWIVGAEEDIERMLGDRESFVEALLNDEDPGI; from the coding sequence ATGATGGGACAAGAGCTCTTTGAGCACCCGAAGAAGCAATATAAGACCTACGGGATCACCGCGTTGGAGGAGCTTAGCCCGCGAATCGGCGATCCAGAGGTGCACTTGGACGACGCCGCCAGCGAGGAACAAGTTGCCGCCATGGAGGAGGCACTAGAGGCCTACCCAGATTCCGCTCTCACCTATGACCAAGACACCGAGCTGTGGATCGTCGGCGCGGAAGAGGACATTGAGCGCATGCTTGGAGACCGCGAGTCCTTTGTAGAGGCGCTGCTCAATGATGAGGACCCAGGAATTTAA
- a CDS encoding MarR family winged helix-turn-helix transcriptional regulator, which translates to MPYQTRWLNDEEQELWRLLLAAVRKIDRGMEETLKAGGEVSASEFAVLVALSEAPEQRLRLHELCTQLEWDRSRASHQVTRMEKRGLLTKEPDEDDARGINVCVTHVGLEHLRRAAPEHVESVRRMVFDHLQPEDVPALRRFFAGVLQVKNIPGYEGYVPDSLLHGKDQAP; encoded by the coding sequence ATGCCTTATCAAACTCGCTGGTTAAACGACGAAGAACAGGAGCTATGGCGCCTGTTGCTTGCCGCTGTGCGAAAAATAGATAGGGGAATGGAGGAAACGCTGAAAGCCGGCGGCGAGGTATCTGCCTCCGAGTTCGCCGTCCTCGTTGCCCTGTCCGAGGCACCGGAACAACGCCTGCGCCTGCACGAGCTGTGCACTCAGCTGGAGTGGGACCGCTCCCGCGCCTCCCACCAAGTAACCAGGATGGAAAAGCGCGGCCTGCTCACCAAAGAACCGGACGAGGACGATGCTCGCGGCATCAACGTGTGCGTGACTCATGTTGGCCTAGAACACTTGCGGCGTGCCGCTCCTGAACACGTGGAATCCGTGCGCCGCATGGTCTTTGACCACCTGCAACCCGAGGACGTGCCCGCCCTTCGGCGCTTTTTTGCCGGAGTACTACAGGTCAAAAACATCCCGGGCTATGAGGGGTACGTGCCAGATTCGCTACTACACGGAAAGGATCAAGCTCCATGA